One part of the Mycobacterium marinum genome encodes these proteins:
- the infA gene encoding translation initiation factor IF-1, translating into MAKKDGAIEVEGRVVEPLPNAMFRIELENGHKVLAHISGKMRQHYIRILPEDRVVVELSPYDLSRGRIVYRYK; encoded by the coding sequence ATGGCCAAGAAGGACGGTGCCATAGAGGTCGAGGGTCGCGTGGTCGAGCCCCTGCCTAATGCCATGTTTCGCATTGAGCTGGAGAACGGCCACAAGGTGCTCGCCCACATCAGCGGCAAGATGCGGCAGCACTACATCCGTATCCTGCCCGAGGATCGCGTGGTGGTGGAGTTGTCTCCCTACGACCTGTCCAGGGGCCGCATCGTGTACCGGTACAAATAG
- the rpsK gene encoding 30S ribosomal protein S11, translated as MPPKKASGTGPKKGQKTRRREKKNVPHGAAHIKSTFNNTIVTITDPQGNVIAWASSGHVGFKGSRKSTPFAAQLAAENAARKAQEHGVRKVDVFVKGPGSGRETAIRSLQAAGLEVGAISDVTPQPHNGVRPPKRRRV; from the coding sequence ATGCCACCGAAGAAAGCCAGCGGCACGGGCCCCAAGAAGGGCCAGAAGACCCGCCGCCGGGAAAAGAAGAACGTCCCGCACGGTGCCGCGCACATCAAGAGCACGTTCAACAACACGATCGTGACGATCACCGACCCGCAGGGCAACGTCATCGCCTGGGCGTCGTCGGGTCACGTCGGCTTCAAGGGATCCCGCAAGTCGACACCGTTCGCAGCGCAGCTGGCCGCCGAGAACGCCGCGCGCAAGGCCCAGGAGCACGGTGTCCGCAAGGTCGACGTGTTCGTGAAGGGGCCGGGTTCGGGCCGCGAGACCGCGATCCGGTCGCTGCAGGCCGCTGGCCTGGAGGTCGGTGCGATCTCCGATGTCACCCCGCAGCCGCACAACGGTGTCCGCCCGCCCAAGCGTCGGCGCGTCTAG
- a CDS encoding LLM class F420-dependent oxidoreductase, translating to MPDPETDSDARSSASPAAGKPNLGRFGSFGRGVTPAQARDIEALGYGAVWVGGSPPAELAWVEPILAATTTLQVATGIVNIWSAPAKPVAESFHRIEAAYPGRFLLGIGVGHPEAITEYHSTGNAVDALIEYLNRLDDYGVPANRRVVAALGPRVLRLAARRSAGAHPYLTTPEHTAAARELIGPSAFLAPEHKVVLTTDAQRARAVGRKALDIYLNLANYLNSWKRLGFSERDIARPGSDRLVDAVVAYGTPAAIAARLNEHLQAGADHVPVQVLTKSENLVPALAELAGPLGLTGA from the coding sequence ATGCCCGACCCTGAGACCGACTCTGACGCCAGATCTTCCGCGAGTCCAGCCGCCGGTAAGCCCAACCTCGGCCGGTTCGGATCCTTCGGCCGCGGTGTCACCCCGGCCCAGGCCAGAGACATCGAAGCGCTGGGCTACGGAGCGGTCTGGGTCGGCGGGTCACCGCCGGCGGAACTGGCCTGGGTGGAACCGATCCTGGCGGCCACCACCACGCTGCAGGTAGCCACCGGCATCGTCAACATCTGGTCGGCACCCGCCAAGCCGGTAGCCGAGTCGTTTCATCGCATCGAGGCCGCCTACCCCGGCCGTTTCCTGCTGGGAATCGGCGTGGGCCACCCGGAAGCGATCACCGAGTACCACAGCACCGGCAACGCGGTGGACGCCCTCATCGAGTACCTCAACAGGCTCGACGACTACGGGGTGCCGGCCAACCGACGGGTGGTGGCGGCGCTGGGCCCGCGGGTGCTGCGGCTCGCGGCGCGACGCAGCGCCGGCGCGCACCCCTACCTGACCACACCGGAGCACACCGCCGCGGCCCGCGAACTCATCGGCCCGTCGGCGTTTCTGGCTCCCGAACACAAAGTGGTGCTGACCACCGACGCGCAACGGGCGCGTGCGGTCGGGCGCAAGGCCCTCGACATCTATCTCAACCTGGCGAACTACCTGAACAGCTGGAAGCGGCTGGGCTTCAGCGAGCGCGACATCGCCCGCCCGGGCAGTGACCGCCTGGTTGACGCCGTGGTCGCCTACGGCACTCCCGCGGCCATCGCGGCGCGCCTCAACGAACACCTGCAAGCCGGCGCCGACCACGTCCCCGTACAAGTCCTGACCAAAAGTGAGAACCTGGTACCAGCGCTCGCCGAGTTGGCCGGGCCGCTCGGGCTGACCGGCGCCTGA
- the rpmJ gene encoding 50S ribosomal protein L36, whose translation MKVNPSVKPICDKCRVIRRHGRVMVICSDPRHKQRQG comes from the coding sequence GTGAAGGTGAACCCGAGCGTCAAGCCGATCTGTGACAAGTGCAGGGTGATCCGTCGGCATGGGCGGGTCATGGTGATCTGCTCCGATCCGCGCCACAAGCAGCGGCAGGGGTAG
- the rpsM gene encoding 30S ribosomal protein S13 — protein sequence MARLVGVDLPRDKRMEIALTYIYGVGRTRSNEILAATGIDRNLRTRDLTDDQLTHLRDYIEANLKIEGDLRREVQADIRRKIEIGCYQGLRHRRGLPVRGQRTKTNARTRKGPKRTIAGKKKAR from the coding sequence ATGGCTCGACTAGTCGGCGTCGATCTACCGCGCGACAAGCGGATGGAGATCGCCCTGACCTACATCTACGGCGTCGGCCGTACCCGGTCGAACGAGATCTTGGCAGCTACGGGCATTGACCGTAACCTGCGCACTCGCGATCTCACTGACGACCAGCTGACGCACCTGCGTGACTACATCGAAGCGAACTTGAAGATCGAGGGTGACCTGCGCCGCGAGGTGCAGGCCGACATTCGTCGCAAGATCGAGATCGGCTGCTACCAGGGCCTGCGGCACCGCCGTGGTTTGCCGGTACGTGGCCAGCGCACCAAGACCAACGCGCGGACCCGCAAGGGCCCCAAGCGCACCATCGCAGGCAAGAAGAAGGCCAGGTAA
- a CDS encoding PPE family protein has translation MDFGILPPEINSARMYSGPGSSPLLTVASAWSGLAAELSATANDYETVISGLQSQGWVGPSSEAMANSIWPYVAWLRATAAATEQSASKARIAASAYEAAFAATVPPPQIAANRAELTGLISTNVVGQNSAAIAAAEAQYGEMWSQDAATMYAYAASCATATSVTPFVSPPQTTNPTAAATQAGTLARAAATTAGTAQSTLSRLISEVPGVLQALTSPLASAASSTAGPIERFLEWYAPFANFFYDTLGLPFFGAGITSFFAATAKTAGAIGPAAAAPAATVATTGAANSVGAGPVSASLAQASTVGKLSVPHTWEGATPATSPTTASKFISDVIEPESVEAGGNIVGGVPMPGPGKGSAGAGPRYGVRLTVMPHPPSAG, from the coding sequence ATGGACTTTGGGATACTGCCGCCAGAGATCAACTCCGCTCGCATGTACTCCGGCCCCGGCTCGTCACCCTTGTTGACGGTGGCCTCGGCGTGGAGCGGCCTGGCCGCCGAGTTGAGCGCTACCGCCAACGACTACGAGACCGTGATCTCCGGGCTGCAAAGCCAGGGTTGGGTCGGGCCTTCGTCGGAAGCGATGGCCAACTCCATCTGGCCCTATGTCGCGTGGCTGCGCGCCACCGCCGCCGCGACCGAGCAGTCGGCAAGCAAGGCTCGCATAGCGGCCAGCGCGTACGAAGCCGCCTTCGCCGCAACGGTGCCGCCGCCACAGATCGCCGCCAATCGCGCCGAGCTCACCGGGTTGATCTCAACCAACGTGGTGGGCCAAAACAGCGCCGCGATAGCCGCTGCGGAAGCCCAATACGGCGAGATGTGGTCCCAGGATGCCGCGACCATGTACGCCTATGCCGCCAGCTGCGCAACCGCCACGTCCGTGACACCGTTTGTGTCGCCGCCACAAACCACCAACCCGACCGCGGCGGCCACCCAAGCCGGCACCCTCGCCCGGGCCGCCGCCACCACCGCCGGTACCGCACAAAGCACGTTGTCACGGCTGATCTCGGAGGTACCGGGTGTGCTGCAAGCCCTTACGTCGCCGTTGGCCTCGGCCGCATCGTCGACGGCCGGCCCCATCGAGCGGTTCTTGGAGTGGTACGCGCCGTTCGCGAATTTCTTCTACGACACCCTCGGCCTGCCGTTCTTCGGCGCCGGCATTACCAGTTTCTTCGCGGCAACGGCCAAGACGGCGGGGGCGATTGGCCCCGCGGCCGCCGCACCGGCGGCCACCGTCGCCACCACGGGTGCGGCCAATTCGGTCGGCGCTGGGCCGGTTTCGGCGAGTCTGGCTCAGGCCAGCACGGTCGGCAAGCTGTCGGTACCCCACACCTGGGAAGGGGCCACCCCGGCGACAAGCCCCACCACCGCATCGAAGTTCATCAGCGACGTGATCGAACCGGAAAGCGTGGAGGCGGGCGGCAACATCGTCGGCGGAGTGCCGATGCCCGGTCCAGGCAAAGGTTCGGCGGGTGCGGGTCCCCGCTACGGGGTACGTCTCACCGTCATGCCTCACCCACCGTCGGCGGGCTGA
- a CDS encoding DNA-directed RNA polymerase subunit alpha: MLISQRPTLSEEVLTDSRSQFVIEPLEPGFGYTLGNSLRRTLLSSIPGAAVTSIRIDGVLHEFTTVPGVKEDVTDIILNLKALVVSSEEDEPVTMYLRKQGPGEVTAGDIVPPAGVTVHNPNMRIATLNDKGKLEVELVVERGRGYVPAVQNRASGAEIGRIPVDSIYSPVLKVTYKVDATRVEQRTDFDKLILDVETKNSITPRDALASAGKTLVELFGLARELNVEAEGIEIGPSPAEADHIASFALPIDDLDLTVRSYNCLKREGVHTVGELVSRTESDLLDIRNFGQKSIDEVKVKLHQLGLSLKDSPPSFDPSEVAGYDVATGTWSTEGAYDDQDYAETEQL, encoded by the coding sequence ATGCTGATCTCTCAGCGGCCGACTCTGTCCGAGGAAGTCCTCACCGACAGCCGGTCCCAGTTCGTCATCGAACCGCTGGAACCCGGATTCGGCTACACCCTTGGCAACTCGCTGCGTCGCACGCTGCTGTCCTCGATTCCCGGGGCAGCCGTCACCAGCATCCGCATCGACGGCGTGCTGCACGAGTTCACGACGGTGCCCGGAGTCAAGGAAGATGTCACCGACATCATCCTGAACCTCAAGGCCCTGGTCGTTTCTTCGGAGGAAGACGAGCCGGTCACCATGTACCTGCGCAAGCAGGGGCCGGGTGAGGTCACCGCGGGCGACATCGTGCCGCCGGCCGGTGTCACGGTGCACAACCCCAACATGCGCATCGCCACCCTCAACGACAAGGGCAAGCTGGAGGTCGAGCTCGTCGTCGAGCGCGGCCGCGGTTACGTCCCGGCAGTGCAGAACCGGGCTTCGGGCGCCGAAATCGGCCGCATCCCGGTCGATTCCATCTACTCGCCGGTGCTCAAGGTCACCTACAAGGTGGACGCGACTCGTGTCGAGCAGCGCACCGACTTCGACAAGCTGATCCTCGATGTCGAGACCAAGAATTCGATCACCCCGCGCGACGCGCTGGCATCTGCGGGCAAGACGCTCGTCGAATTGTTCGGTCTGGCACGTGAACTCAACGTCGAGGCCGAAGGTATCGAGATTGGGCCGTCGCCGGCCGAGGCCGACCACATCGCCTCGTTCGCACTGCCGATCGACGACCTGGATCTGACCGTGCGCTCGTACAACTGCCTCAAGCGCGAGGGCGTGCACACCGTCGGCGAACTGGTGTCGCGCACCGAGTCGGATTTGCTCGACATCCGCAACTTCGGTCAGAAGTCGATCGATGAGGTCAAGGTCAAGCTGCACCAGCTGGGCCTGTCGCTCAAGGACAGCCCGCCGAGCTTCGACCCGTCTGAGGTCGCAGGCTACGACGTGGCCACCGGTACCTGGTCGACCGAGGGCGCCTACGACGACCAGGACTACGCCGAAACCGAACAGCTCTAA
- the truA gene encoding tRNA pseudouridine(38-40) synthase TruA: protein MPTPRPPTPRPAPLTPTLTRHRRISDAVRLRFDIAYDGTDFAGWATQTGQRTVAGVLDEALTTVLRTPVRLCAAGRTDAGVHATGQVAHADVPVDALPNAYSRSARAGDPEFLPLVRRLARFLPADLRVLDIARAPTAFDARFSALRRHYVYRLSTAPYGVEPQQARYVTVWPRELDIDAMTVASRELLGLHNFAAFCRRREGATTIRDLQRLDWSRNGHLVTAQVSADAFCWSMVRSLVGALLAVGEHRRTPDWCRELLTATARSSDFAAAPAHGLVLAKVDYPPDDQLASRVLITRDLRSRTD from the coding sequence CTGCCGACGCCGAGGCCACCGACGCCGAGGCCGGCTCCGCTGACACCGACGCTGACGAGGCACCGCAGAATTAGTGACGCAGTTCGTCTGCGCTTCGACATTGCCTACGACGGTACGGATTTCGCAGGCTGGGCGACGCAGACGGGGCAGCGTACGGTCGCTGGCGTCCTTGATGAGGCGCTGACGACGGTCTTGCGCACACCGGTGCGCCTGTGTGCCGCCGGGCGTACCGATGCGGGGGTGCACGCCACCGGCCAGGTGGCCCACGCCGATGTTCCAGTCGACGCGTTGCCGAACGCCTATTCGCGTTCGGCGCGCGCGGGCGATCCGGAATTCCTGCCGTTGGTGCGACGTTTGGCCCGCTTCTTGCCGGCTGATCTGCGCGTCCTCGATATCGCGCGTGCGCCAACGGCTTTCGATGCCCGATTTTCGGCACTTCGCCGCCATTATGTCTACCGCTTGTCGACGGCCCCCTACGGTGTCGAGCCGCAGCAGGCTCGCTATGTGACCGTATGGCCGCGGGAGCTGGACATCGATGCGATGACGGTGGCATCCCGAGAGCTATTGGGACTGCACAATTTTGCCGCGTTCTGCCGCCGTCGCGAGGGGGCTACCACCATCCGTGACCTGCAACGGTTGGACTGGTCGCGCAACGGGCACCTGGTCACCGCGCAGGTCAGCGCCGACGCGTTCTGCTGGTCGATGGTGCGCTCATTGGTGGGCGCGCTGCTGGCCGTGGGCGAACACCGGCGTACGCCAGATTGGTGTCGCGAGTTGCTCACCGCTACCGCGCGTTCCAGTGACTTCGCGGCCGCACCGGCGCACGGTCTGGTCCTGGCCAAGGTGGACTATCCACCCGATGACCAGCTCGCATCGCGGGTCTTGATTACCCGCGATCTGCGCTCGCGTACCGACTGA
- a CDS encoding LLM class F420-dependent oxidoreductase has product MTNAVSLKPELGRFGVWLGSRSITPELAGQIESLGYGAAWIGASPDADLAWVEPALEQTTSLQLATGIVNIWSAPADEVAASYQRIESAHPGRFLLGVGVGHPEHTQEYQKPYDALVAYLDDLDKAMVPDSRRVLAALGPRMLRLAAQRSAGAHPYLTTPEHTGTARQLVGNTVFLAPEHKVVLTTDAAQARAVGRKFIDFYLGLSNYVNNWLKLGFTEDDVRKPGSDRLIDALVAYGTPDQIARRLGEHLEAGADHVAIQVLRPSREDKPMAALTELSGALGLTR; this is encoded by the coding sequence ATGACCAACGCAGTTTCACTCAAACCCGAGCTGGGCCGGTTCGGCGTATGGCTGGGTAGCCGCTCCATCACCCCCGAACTCGCCGGGCAGATCGAATCACTCGGCTACGGCGCGGCCTGGATCGGCGCATCACCGGACGCCGATCTGGCTTGGGTCGAGCCCGCCTTGGAGCAGACCACATCACTGCAGCTGGCGACCGGGATCGTCAATATCTGGTCGGCGCCGGCCGATGAGGTGGCGGCATCGTATCAGCGGATCGAGAGCGCCCACCCGGGCCGGTTTCTGCTGGGTGTCGGGGTAGGCCATCCCGAGCACACCCAGGAGTATCAGAAACCCTATGACGCGCTGGTGGCCTATCTCGACGACCTGGACAAGGCGATGGTGCCGGACAGCAGGCGGGTATTGGCGGCGCTGGGCCCCAGAATGTTGCGCCTGGCCGCGCAGCGTAGCGCCGGCGCCCACCCGTATTTGACCACGCCCGAGCACACCGGCACCGCCCGCCAGTTGGTCGGCAACACCGTGTTCCTGGCGCCCGAACACAAAGTCGTGCTCACCACCGACGCGGCGCAAGCCCGCGCGGTGGGCCGCAAGTTCATCGATTTCTACCTGGGACTGAGCAACTACGTGAACAACTGGCTGAAGCTGGGCTTCACCGAAGACGACGTGCGCAAGCCCGGTAGCGACAGATTGATCGACGCCCTGGTGGCCTACGGCACCCCTGATCAGATCGCCCGGCGGCTCGGCGAACACCTCGAAGCCGGCGCCGACCATGTGGCGATTCAGGTGCTGCGCCCGTCCCGGGAGGACAAGCCGATGGCGGCGCTGACCGAACTGTCAGGGGCGCTCGGGCTCACCCGTTAG
- the rfbB gene encoding dTDP-glucose 4,6-dehydratase encodes MRLLVTGGAGFIGANFVHSSVREYPDDAVTVLDALTYAGRRESLADLEDAIRLVEGDITDAELVSQLVAESDAVVHFAAESHVDNALDNPEPFVHTNVLGTFTILEAVRRHGVRLHHISTDEVYGDLELHDPARFTEATPYNPSSPYSATKAGADMLVRAWVRSYGVAATISNCSNNYGPYQHIEKFIPRQITNVLTGRRPKLYGTGANVRDWIHVDDHNNAVRRILEKGQIGKTYLISSEGERDNLSVLRTLLRMMDRDPDDFDHVVDRVGHDLRYAIDPSLLYNELAWAPKHTDFEEGLRTTIDWYRANESWWRPLKDAAEARYQERGQ; translated from the coding sequence ATGCGACTGCTAGTCACCGGTGGAGCGGGCTTCATCGGCGCGAACTTTGTGCACAGCAGCGTGCGCGAGTACCCCGACGACGCGGTGACCGTGCTCGACGCCCTGACCTATGCCGGCCGGCGCGAATCGTTGGCCGATCTCGAAGACGCCATCAGGCTGGTCGAGGGCGACATCACCGATGCCGAGCTGGTTTCCCAGCTGGTGGCCGAGTCCGACGCGGTGGTGCATTTCGCCGCCGAATCCCACGTCGACAATGCGCTGGACAACCCGGAACCATTCGTGCACACCAACGTGCTCGGGACCTTCACCATCCTGGAGGCGGTGCGGCGGCACGGCGTACGGCTGCACCACATCTCCACCGACGAGGTGTACGGGGACCTCGAACTGCACGACCCCGCGCGATTCACCGAGGCGACCCCGTACAACCCGTCTAGTCCGTATTCGGCAACCAAGGCCGGCGCGGACATGTTGGTCCGGGCCTGGGTTCGGTCCTATGGCGTGGCGGCCACCATCTCCAACTGCTCCAACAACTACGGCCCGTATCAGCACATCGAGAAGTTCATTCCTCGGCAGATCACCAACGTGCTGACCGGGCGGCGCCCCAAGCTGTATGGCACCGGCGCCAATGTCCGGGACTGGATCCACGTCGACGACCACAACAACGCGGTGCGGCGGATCCTGGAGAAGGGGCAGATCGGCAAGACCTATCTGATCAGCTCCGAAGGCGAGCGCGACAACCTGAGCGTGCTGCGCACGCTGCTGCGGATGATGGATCGCGACCCCGACGACTTCGATCACGTCGTCGACCGCGTCGGCCACGATCTGCGCTATGCCATCGACCCATCTTTGCTCTACAACGAGTTGGCGTGGGCGCCCAAGCACACCGACTTCGAGGAAGGCTTGCGCACCACCATCGACTGGTACCGGGCCAACGAATCATGGTGGCGTCCATTGAAAGACGCCGCAGAAGCCCGCTACCAAGAACGCGGTCAGTGA
- a CDS encoding amino acid permease translates to MPEDVATCQPTESTPHLHRGLSNRHIQLIAIGGAIGTGLFMGSGRTISLAGPAVIVVYAVIGFFVFFVLRAMGELLLSNLNYKSFVDCAADLLGPAAGYFMGWSYWFAWIVAGIADLVAITGYSKFWWPDVPTWAPALVTIAVMLSINMFGVSKFGETEFWFALIKVAAILCLITVGAILVITGFTSPDGDRAALANLWNDGGFFPTGFVGLASGFQIAFFAYIGVELVGAAAAEAADPSRTLPRAINAVPLRVAIFYIGALLAILSVVPWRRFASGESPFVTMFALAGLAAAASVVNFVVITSAASSANSGVFSTGRMLYGLADEGSAPGIFGRLNRRGVPAPALILTAALLLSAIPLLYAGGSVIGAFTLITTISSLLFMFVWTMIVISYLVYRRRHAQRHADSAYKMPGGVVMCWAILGFFVFVIWTLTTETETATALVWFPLWFVILGIGWALVRRRPGHLEQYHRFQAEMNGTTAGVLPPDASART, encoded by the coding sequence ATGCCTGAAGATGTTGCTACCTGCCAACCCACCGAATCAACGCCGCATCTTCATCGGGGTCTTTCCAACCGACACATTCAGTTGATCGCCATTGGCGGGGCGATCGGCACCGGCCTGTTCATGGGATCCGGCCGCACCATCTCGCTGGCCGGCCCGGCGGTGATAGTCGTCTACGCGGTCATTGGGTTTTTCGTCTTCTTCGTGCTGCGCGCGATGGGCGAGCTGCTGTTGTCGAACTTGAACTACAAGTCGTTCGTCGACTGTGCCGCCGACCTTCTGGGTCCCGCGGCCGGCTACTTCATGGGCTGGTCGTACTGGTTCGCCTGGATCGTCGCGGGCATCGCCGATCTCGTTGCCATCACCGGCTATAGCAAGTTCTGGTGGCCGGACGTACCCACCTGGGCGCCGGCACTGGTCACTATCGCCGTCATGCTCTCGATCAACATGTTCGGTGTCAGTAAATTCGGCGAGACGGAATTTTGGTTCGCCCTGATCAAGGTTGCGGCGATCCTCTGCCTCATCACCGTGGGCGCGATCTTGGTCATCACCGGCTTCACCTCGCCCGACGGCGACCGGGCGGCCCTGGCGAATCTCTGGAACGACGGCGGGTTCTTCCCAACCGGGTTCGTCGGTTTGGCGAGCGGGTTTCAGATCGCCTTTTTCGCCTATATCGGAGTGGAACTGGTGGGTGCGGCCGCGGCGGAAGCCGCCGATCCCAGCCGCACGCTCCCCCGTGCGATCAACGCCGTCCCGCTGCGGGTGGCGATCTTTTATATCGGGGCCCTGCTGGCGATCCTCTCCGTCGTCCCGTGGCGACGGTTCGCCAGTGGCGAGTCGCCGTTCGTGACCATGTTCGCCTTGGCCGGACTCGCCGCGGCCGCATCCGTCGTCAACTTTGTCGTCATCACCTCGGCCGCGTCCTCGGCGAACTCCGGCGTGTTCTCCACCGGCCGCATGCTCTATGGCCTGGCCGACGAGGGCAGCGCGCCGGGAATCTTCGGTCGACTCAATCGCCGCGGAGTGCCGGCACCGGCCCTAATCCTCACCGCGGCGCTGTTGTTGTCCGCCATCCCGCTGCTCTACGCCGGCGGTTCGGTGATCGGTGCCTTCACCCTGATCACCACCATCTCGTCGCTGCTGTTCATGTTCGTCTGGACGATGATCGTGATCAGCTACCTCGTCTATCGGCGCCGACACGCACAACGCCACGCCGATTCGGCTTACAAGATGCCCGGTGGCGTGGTGATGTGCTGGGCCATACTCGGCTTCTTCGTATTCGTGATCTGGACGCTCACCACCGAAACCGAAACCGCGACCGCATTGGTGTGGTTCCCGCTGTGGTTCGTGATCCTCGGGATCGGCTGGGCGCTCGTCCGGCGCCGCCCCGGCCACCTCGAGCAATACCACCGGTTCCAGGCCGAAATGAACGGCACCACCGCGGGGGTACTCCCGCCCGATGCCTCAGCCCGGACCTAG
- the rpsD gene encoding 30S ribosomal protein S4, which yields MARYTGPVTRKSRRLGTDLVGGDQSFEKRPYPPGQHGRARIKDSEYRQQLQEKQKARFTYGVMEKQFRRYYEEAVRHSGKTGEELLKILESRLDNVVYRAGLARTRRMARQLVSHGHFSVNGVHVNVPSYRVSQYDIIDVRDNSLNTVPFQIARETAGDRPIPSWLQVVGERQRILIHQLPERAQIEVPLTEQLIVEYYSK from the coding sequence ATGGCTCGTTACACCGGACCCGTCACCCGCAAGTCGCGCCGGCTGGGCACCGACCTCGTTGGTGGCGACCAGTCATTCGAAAAGCGTCCCTACCCGCCCGGCCAGCACGGCCGCGCCCGGATCAAGGACAGTGAATACCGCCAGCAGTTGCAGGAAAAGCAGAAGGCCCGCTTCACCTACGGCGTGATGGAAAAGCAGTTCCGCCGCTACTACGAAGAGGCCGTTCGCCACTCCGGCAAGACCGGTGAGGAACTGCTGAAGATCCTGGAGAGCCGGCTCGACAACGTCGTATACCGGGCCGGGTTGGCACGTACCCGCCGGATGGCTCGTCAGCTGGTCAGCCACGGGCACTTCAGCGTCAACGGCGTGCACGTCAATGTGCCCAGCTACCGGGTTTCGCAGTACGACATCATCGATGTGCGGGACAACTCGCTCAACACGGTGCCGTTCCAGATTGCGCGCGAAACGGCGGGTGACCGTCCGATCCCGAGCTGGTTGCAGGTCGTGGGGGAGCGTCAGCGCATCCTGATCCACCAGCTGCCCGAGCGGGCACAGATCGAGGTCCCGCTCACCGAGCAGCTGATCGTCGAGTACTACTCGAAGTAA
- the rfbC gene encoding dTDP-4-dehydrorhamnose 3,5-epimerase → MQARELKVPGAWEITPTIHGDSRGMFFEWLTDSGFTAFCGHRFDVRQANCSVSSAGVLRGLHFAELPPSQAKYVTCVSGAVFDVVVDIRLGSPTFGQWDSVLLDDRHRSIYISEGLAHGFLALQDKSTVMYMCSAEYNPQREHTICATDPELAIDWPLVDGAPPSLSERDAAAGSLDEVRASGVLPTWEETQRFIDGLRGT, encoded by the coding sequence ATGCAGGCACGCGAACTCAAGGTTCCAGGCGCGTGGGAGATCACCCCGACCATCCACGGTGATTCCCGCGGCATGTTTTTCGAATGGCTCACCGACAGCGGGTTCACCGCCTTCTGCGGTCATCGCTTCGACGTCCGCCAAGCCAACTGCTCGGTGTCGTCAGCCGGCGTGCTGCGGGGTCTGCACTTCGCCGAGCTGCCCCCCAGCCAGGCCAAGTACGTCACCTGCGTATCCGGCGCGGTGTTCGATGTCGTCGTTGACATCCGTTTGGGTTCACCGACATTCGGCCAGTGGGACTCGGTACTGCTCGACGATCGCCACCGATCGATTTACATCTCCGAAGGACTTGCGCACGGTTTCCTTGCGCTGCAAGACAAATCAACGGTGATGTACATGTGTTCGGCCGAGTACAACCCGCAGCGCGAGCACACGATCTGCGCGACCGACCCCGAACTGGCGATCGACTGGCCCCTGGTCGACGGCGCCCCTCCCAGCCTGTCTGAACGCGATGCGGCGGCCGGCAGCCTCGATGAAGTGCGCGCTTCGGGGGTCCTGCCCACCTGGGAAGAGACCCAGAGGTTCATCGACGGCCTGCGGGGTACCTAG
- the rplQ gene encoding 50S ribosomal protein L17 translates to MPKPTKGPRLGGSSSHQKALLANLATSLFEHGRIKTTEPKARALRPYAEKLITHAKKGALHNRREVLKKIRDKDVVHTLFAEIGPFFADREGGYTRIIKVEPRKGDNAPMAVIELVREKTVTSEADRARRVKASQAASQDVPSEPQAAEEPAAEEAVAATEAEAAPADAEATDAEAGSADTDADEAPQN, encoded by the coding sequence ATGCCCAAGCCCACCAAAGGCCCTCGCCTCGGCGGGTCGTCCTCGCACCAGAAGGCGCTACTGGCCAACCTGGCCACCTCGCTGTTCGAGCACGGCCGAATCAAGACCACCGAGCCCAAGGCGCGGGCGTTGCGGCCGTACGCGGAGAAGCTGATCACCCACGCGAAGAAGGGTGCACTGCACAATCGGCGCGAGGTGCTCAAGAAGATCCGCGACAAGGACGTGGTGCACACCCTGTTCGCTGAGATCGGGCCGTTCTTTGCCGATCGTGAGGGCGGCTACACCCGCATCATCAAGGTCGAACCGCGCAAGGGCGACAACGCCCCGATGGCGGTGATCGAGTTGGTGCGGGAGAAGACGGTGACGTCTGAGGCCGACCGGGCACGACGGGTGAAAGCCTCCCAGGCCGCGTCGCAGGACGTGCCTTCGGAGCCGCAGGCAGCCGAGGAGCCGGCGGCCGAGGAGGCGGTGGCCGCTACCGAAGCCGAGGCAGCGCCTGCCGACGCCGAGGCCACCGACGCCGAGGCCGGCTCCGCTGACACCGACGCTGACGAGGCACCGCAGAATTAG